Proteins encoded within one genomic window of Companilactobacillus zhachilii:
- a CDS encoding LPXTG cell wall anchor domain-containing protein has protein sequence MVPSPIYQQNNPKNGLLPQTGAKDTNIIYSIVGLLLLGLITAFGIKRKQA, from the coding sequence ATGGTTCCAAGTCCAATTTATCAACAAAACAATCCAAAGAATGGACTCTTACCTCAAACTGGAGCTAAGGACACCAACATTATTTATTCAATCGTTGGATTATTACTTCTAGGATTAATCACTGCATTTGGAATTAAACGTAAACAAGCCTAA
- a CDS encoding helix-turn-helix domain-containing protein, with product MDINIFIERRKSLKMSQVKLCKGICTQSTLSKFENNGHVPSLNILNKLCERLGLSVDDLYKNSTDSTSYMRTVLERIEREFMMESYPEVAQSLNEIDVNTINNATLRMQYYYQKGLFTALTNGKAEEMFFYFSQILDDLDERHQTIYSYIAYVGLGTFYLRINQIKEATFYFEKVFDYIDKNEKELYAKDSVNAYLRILTIVYFTADFYIKVTDFDKGQDLVNRGIRLCSEQHMTYYLPRLKFLAAKIAIGQDRPRDEVENLLTEASAFAKINRNEVVELRINALRNEYTEKFKKDSQD from the coding sequence ATGGATATAAATATTTTTATTGAACGTAGAAAGTCGTTAAAAATGTCACAGGTAAAGCTGTGCAAGGGCATTTGTACACAGTCAACCTTAAGTAAGTTTGAAAACAACGGACACGTACCTTCATTAAATATCTTAAATAAACTTTGTGAGCGCTTAGGATTATCTGTTGATGATCTCTATAAAAATTCGACAGATTCTACTTCTTATATGCGAACAGTTTTGGAACGCATTGAACGTGAATTTATGATGGAAAGTTATCCCGAAGTTGCTCAAAGTTTAAATGAAATTGATGTAAATACGATTAATAATGCAACTTTGAGGATGCAATATTATTATCAAAAGGGATTGTTCACGGCACTTACGAACGGTAAGGCTGAAGAGATGTTTTTCTACTTCTCACAGATCCTAGATGATTTGGACGAACGACATCAGACAATTTATTCGTACATTGCTTATGTAGGTTTGGGAACGTTTTATTTGCGTATCAACCAAATTAAAGAAGCAACCTTCTATTTTGAAAAGGTATTTGATTACATTGATAAAAATGAGAAAGAGTTGTATGCCAAGGATAGCGTCAACGCCTATTTACGTATCTTGACGATTGTTTACTTCACGGCCGACTTTTATATCAAAGTGACTGATTTTGATAAAGGACAAGATTTGGTCAATCGTGGAATTAGATTATGTTCAGAACAACATATGACTTATTATTTACCACGTTTAAAGTTCTTGGCTGCTAAAATTGCTATTGGTCAAGATCGACCTAGAGATGAAGTTGAGAATTTGTTAACTGAAGCTTCGGCATTTGCTAAAATTAATCGCAATGAAGTTGTGGAATTAAGAATCAATGCATTACGTAATGAATATACAGAGAAATTTAAAAAGGATTCCCAAGATTAA
- a CDS encoding amino acid permease: MAKENLSRSLSSRQMQMIALGGTIGVGLFMGSASTIKWTGPSVLLAYALAGLILYMVMRALGEMLYVDPSTGSFAKYATEYLHPVVGYLTAWSNVFQYLVVGISEVIAVGTYLEFWFPTMPKWIAGVVVVVTLCLANLTSVKAYGELEFWFALIKVFTIIMMIILGFFVIVFGVGNGGHPVGISNLWTNGGFFTGGIKGFVFALSIVVASYQGIEVIGITAGEAENPQENIVRAIRSIVGRILIFYIGAIFVIVSIYPWDKLGTIGSPFVETFSKVGITFAAEIINFVMLTAAMSGCNSGIFSSSRMLYTLGLENHLPKSFLKLSRHNVPYIPVITISVGILIGLILNYSLPLLFHTSGNVFVIVYSSSVLPGMVPWFVILLSELRFRKINHDRMKDHPFKMPLFPISNYLAIASLLVILVFMFLNPETTVSLLVGVVFLIVMTLIYFFKERNKEPITTKSTQSSVDEELD; the protein is encoded by the coding sequence ATGGCTAAGGAAAATTTAAGCCGAAGTTTATCTTCAAGACAAATGCAAATGATTGCTTTGGGCGGGACCATTGGGGTTGGCCTGTTCATGGGATCAGCTTCCACTATCAAGTGGACCGGACCTTCAGTCTTGTTGGCTTACGCTCTAGCCGGGTTGATTTTATATATGGTAATGCGTGCTTTAGGAGAAATGCTTTATGTTGATCCTTCAACTGGTTCGTTTGCTAAATATGCGACCGAATATCTGCATCCGGTCGTCGGATACTTAACTGCTTGGAGCAATGTTTTTCAATATTTGGTAGTTGGTATTAGTGAAGTTATTGCTGTGGGAACTTATTTGGAATTTTGGTTCCCAACGATGCCTAAATGGATTGCTGGTGTCGTGGTTGTTGTAACGCTCTGTTTAGCCAACTTAACTTCAGTTAAAGCTTATGGCGAATTGGAATTCTGGTTTGCTTTAATCAAAGTTTTCACAATTATTATGATGATCATCTTAGGTTTCTTCGTCATCGTCTTCGGTGTCGGTAACGGCGGTCATCCTGTTGGTATCAGTAATCTTTGGACAAACGGTGGCTTCTTCACTGGTGGTATAAAAGGATTCGTCTTTGCGTTATCAATTGTTGTCGCCTCATATCAAGGTATCGAAGTTATTGGTATCACTGCTGGTGAAGCTGAAAATCCTCAAGAAAATATCGTTCGTGCCATTCGTTCAATCGTTGGTCGTATTTTGATTTTCTATATTGGAGCAATTTTTGTGATCGTTTCAATCTACCCTTGGGATAAATTAGGTACAATTGGATCACCTTTCGTTGAAACTTTTTCTAAAGTTGGTATTACTTTTGCGGCAGAAATTATTAACTTTGTTATGTTAACAGCCGCAATGTCAGGTTGTAATTCTGGTATTTTCAGTTCGAGTCGTATGCTTTATACACTAGGCCTTGAAAACCACTTACCTAAATCATTTTTAAAATTATCACGACACAATGTTCCTTATATTCCCGTTATAACAATTTCTGTGGGAATCTTAATCGGTTTAATTTTGAACTACTCATTGCCATTGCTTTTCCACACATCAGGTAATGTCTTCGTTATCGTTTATAGTTCTAGTGTTTTACCAGGAATGGTTCCTTGGTTCGTTATCTTGCTCAGTGAATTACGTTTTAGAAAAATCAATCACGACAGAATGAAGGATCATCCTTTCAAAATGCCATTGTTCCCAATCAGTAATTACCTAGCAATCGCATCACTGTTAGTTATTTTAGTATTTATGTTCTTAAACCCCGAGACAACTGTTTCATTATTAGTCGGCGTTGTGTTCTTGATTGTTATGACGTTGATTTACTTCTTCAAAGAACGTAATAAAGAACCAATCACGACAAAATCAACTCAATCTTCTGTTGATGAAGAATTAGATTAA
- a CDS encoding nitroreductase family protein, whose translation MDETKNLINNDFKDIMLNRHSYRKFQKDVVISREEISEMLEEAISAPSACNLQSWYFVVCDDAKGKEKAHSVMMPFNYPQVDSASAVIFILGDTQSHLKYRDVWNKACENGQITPEERDKVFKTFLPLYEHADRSFLEKDATIDGSMAAMQLLLVARAHGYEANPMSGYFFDKVVDAFGLDSKRYIPITAVAIGKPEGTFTKSVRYDVKDVTDFM comes from the coding sequence ATGGATGAGACAAAGAATCTAATAAATAACGATTTTAAGGATATTATGTTGAACCGTCACTCGTATCGTAAATTTCAAAAAGATGTAGTAATTTCTCGTGAAGAGATTTCTGAAATGCTTGAAGAAGCTATCTCAGCCCCTTCAGCATGCAATCTACAATCATGGTACTTCGTAGTTTGTGACGATGCCAAAGGTAAGGAAAAAGCTCATTCAGTCATGATGCCTTTCAATTACCCACAAGTAGACAGTGCTTCGGCAGTTATCTTCATTTTAGGTGATACACAATCACACTTGAAGTATCGTGATGTTTGGAATAAAGCTTGTGAGAATGGTCAAATCACACCTGAAGAACGTGACAAAGTCTTTAAGACATTCTTGCCATTGTATGAACATGCTGACAGAAGTTTCTTGGAAAAAGATGCCACAATCGATGGCAGTATGGCCGCCATGCAATTATTATTAGTTGCTAGAGCTCATGGCTATGAAGCTAACCCAATGTCAGGTTACTTCTTCGATAAAGTTGTTGATGCCTTTGGCTTAGATAGCAAACGTTATATCCCAATCACGGCCGTTGCTATTGGAAAACCAGAAGGAACGTTTACTAAATCAGTTCGTTATGACGTTAAAGATGTAACAGACTTTATGTAA
- a CDS encoding NAD-dependent succinate-semialdehyde dehydrogenase encodes MAYKTVNPYTNELVKSYPDATSEEIETALSTGHALYKKWRDEPVESRAVILHEIADRLRENEDKLAKIATIDMGKLYAESKGEVELCAIIADYYADNGADLLKPTPISSRNTGDAEILHQATGVLMMVEPWNFPYYQIMRVFAPNFMVGNPMILKHASNTPGSAAAFEKIVQEAGAPAGSLTNLFASYDQVADIIADPRVQGVALTGSKRGGQSVAETAGKNLKKNSMELGGSDAFVVLSDADVDKAVDLAWRVRIYNAGQVCTSDKRFIVADNLYDEFLKKLKANFEKLVPGDPMDPKTTIAPMNSKRAKEKLQGQIDKAVAGGAKVYYGNQPIDLPGQFIQPTILTDIDKDNPEFYDEMFGPVAQVFKVSSDQEAIDLANDSELGLGGIVVSADPQHGKSIAEKIETGMVFVNSFLVSLPELPFGGVKGSGYGREMSQLGLNAFTNEKLVVTAQEPDWKNPAGGLAVFK; translated from the coding sequence ATGGCATATAAAACAGTCAATCCATATACAAATGAACTTGTTAAATCGTATCCTGATGCAACTAGTGAGGAAATTGAAACAGCTTTGAGTACTGGGCATGCCCTTTATAAGAAGTGGCGTGATGAACCAGTAGAGAGCCGTGCAGTTATTTTGCATGAAATTGCGGACCGTCTGCGTGAGAATGAAGATAAGTTAGCTAAGATTGCTACGATCGACATGGGAAAACTTTATGCTGAATCAAAAGGTGAAGTTGAACTTTGCGCGATTATTGCCGATTACTATGCTGACAATGGGGCTGATTTATTGAAACCAACACCAATCAGTAGTCGCAATACTGGGGATGCCGAAATTTTGCACCAAGCCACAGGTGTTTTAATGATGGTTGAACCATGGAACTTCCCATATTATCAAATTATGCGTGTCTTTGCGCCTAACTTTATGGTCGGTAATCCAATGATTTTAAAGCATGCATCTAATACTCCTGGTTCTGCAGCTGCCTTTGAAAAAATTGTTCAAGAAGCAGGTGCCCCAGCTGGTAGTTTAACTAATCTATTTGCTAGTTATGATCAAGTAGCCGATATTATTGCTGATCCTCGAGTTCAAGGGGTCGCATTGACAGGTTCCAAGCGTGGCGGTCAATCAGTTGCCGAAACTGCAGGCAAGAATTTGAAGAAGAATTCAATGGAATTAGGTGGCTCTGATGCCTTCGTTGTGTTATCAGATGCTGACGTTGATAAAGCCGTTGATTTAGCATGGCGGGTCCGGATTTATAATGCTGGACAAGTATGTACTTCAGATAAACGTTTTATCGTGGCAGATAATTTGTACGATGAATTTTTGAAGAAACTTAAAGCTAACTTTGAAAAACTAGTTCCTGGTGATCCAATGGACCCTAAGACAACGATTGCCCCAATGAACTCAAAACGTGCTAAGGAAAAGCTACAAGGCCAAATTGATAAGGCTGTTGCTGGTGGTGCCAAAGTTTATTACGGTAATCAACCAATTGATTTGCCAGGTCAATTTATTCAACCAACTATTTTGACCGATATCGATAAAGATAATCCTGAATTTTATGATGAGATGTTTGGACCAGTAGCTCAAGTATTTAAAGTAAGCTCTGACCAAGAAGCAATTGATTTAGCCAATGATTCGGAATTAGGATTAGGTGGAATTGTCGTTTCAGCCGATCCTCAACACGGTAAATCTATAGCTGAAAAGATTGAAACTGGAATGGTTTTCGTTAACTCATTCTTAGTATCATTGCCAGAATTGCCATTTGGTGGTGTTAAAGGTTCAGGTTATGGTCGTGAAATGAGCCAATTAGGACTAAATGCCTTTACCAATGAAAAACTTGTTGTAACAGCTCAAGAACCTGATTGGAAGAATCCAGCTGGTGGGTTGGCAGTTTTTAAGTAG
- a CDS encoding AEC family transporter, producing MSVFFSSIQGILIIIGLIAVGYGLSALGWFSENSTRLIAKIVTQVALPTYMISTITKDFTADKLIKLLPNLAIPVISMTILIFISIILIKVLKIDPKHKGLFSSMFFNSNTVFVGLPVNMALFGEKSLPYVLVYYMANTTFFWTLGTYLIQMDGEIKGHFKLKTTLKKVFSPPLMGFIIGLILVMLHIQLPKFLMSDFEYLGNLTIPLSMIFIGISIYNAGLKNISFHKDNLAILFGRFICAPLLMAGLFLFIPASPLMKQVFIVQAAMPVMTNAPVVAKLYHADSDYAAIMVTETTLLSLIVVPIIMVLIK from the coding sequence ATGAGTGTCTTCTTTTCGAGTATCCAAGGGATTCTAATTATCATCGGTTTAATTGCAGTCGGCTATGGGCTGAGCGCACTGGGCTGGTTTTCTGAAAACTCAACTCGTTTAATTGCAAAAATTGTTACCCAAGTAGCCTTGCCTACTTATATGATTTCGACAATTACCAAGGACTTTACAGCTGATAAATTAATTAAATTGTTGCCTAATTTAGCAATTCCAGTCATTTCAATGACCATTTTAATTTTTATCTCCATCATTTTAATCAAAGTTTTGAAGATTGACCCCAAACACAAGGGGCTATTCTCTTCCATGTTCTTTAACTCCAATACCGTCTTCGTTGGCTTACCCGTTAATATGGCGCTTTTTGGTGAGAAAAGTTTACCTTACGTGTTGGTTTATTACATGGCCAATACAACTTTCTTCTGGACTCTAGGAACATATTTGATTCAGATGGATGGCGAGATCAAAGGACACTTCAAACTAAAAACAACCCTTAAAAAAGTCTTTTCACCACCACTAATGGGCTTCATCATCGGTTTGATTTTGGTCATGTTGCACATTCAACTCCCTAAATTCTTAATGTCCGATTTTGAATACCTTGGTAATTTGACCATTCCACTTTCCATGATCTTTATCGGTATTTCAATTTACAACGCTGGACTTAAAAATATTTCCTTCCACAAAGACAACTTGGCAATCCTCTTTGGACGTTTTATCTGTGCCCCATTATTGATGGCTGGACTATTTCTCTTCATCCCTGCCAGTCCTTTAATGAAACAAGTCTTCATTGTTCAGGCCGCTATGCCCGTCATGACGAACGCACCCGTTGTTGCCAAACTTTACCATGCTGATTCCGATTACGCGGCTATCATGGTTACCGAAACAACGTTGCTGAGTTTAATCGTTGTACCAATTATTATGGTTTTAATTAAGTAA
- a CDS encoding MalY/PatB family protein codes for MQFNFDKINDRRNSNSEKWNVKEHELPMWVADMDIQTAPAIIEAMHKDVDRGIFGYQYVPKRYYEAVASWYKEEHNFELQLDWLIFSTGIMPTIGSILRHLTDVGDNVLIQEPNYNSFFKAIENNGRHILNSELIYKQGKYSINWKDLENKMLDPQTTVMIVCNPHNPSGHIWDRATLTKIGQMAKRHHVLIISDEIHGDLTMPGHDYVPFASLDSDVTDNSISLVSPSKTFNVAILHASTMIIPNEHLRGLAEKAISVDGLSEPGILAIDASIAAYTEGHEWLHELRKYIQTNREYLEKFVQDNIPEIKVIPAESTYLAWLDCSKLTDKSDAFNQFLRDETGLYLAEGTKYRGNGNCFLRVNLATPKSNVVDGAERLKTGIEKFVSKK; via the coding sequence ATGCAATTTAATTTTGATAAAATAAATGACCGTCGTAATTCTAATTCTGAGAAGTGGAATGTTAAAGAACATGAATTGCCAATGTGGGTTGCTGACATGGATATTCAAACAGCACCGGCAATTATTGAGGCCATGCACAAAGACGTTGATCGTGGTATTTTTGGTTATCAATATGTTCCTAAACGTTATTATGAGGCGGTTGCTAGTTGGTATAAGGAAGAACACAATTTTGAACTACAATTGGATTGGCTAATCTTTAGTACGGGAATTATGCCTACGATTGGTTCGATTTTGCGTCATTTAACTGATGTTGGTGACAATGTTTTAATTCAAGAACCTAATTACAATTCATTTTTCAAAGCTATCGAAAATAATGGTCGGCATATTTTGAACAGTGAGCTTATTTATAAACAAGGTAAGTACAGCATTAATTGGAAAGATTTGGAAAATAAAATGCTTGATCCGCAAACAACGGTAATGATTGTCTGCAATCCACATAATCCCAGTGGTCATATTTGGGATAGAGCTACATTAACCAAAATTGGTCAGATGGCTAAGAGACATCATGTTTTGATTATTTCCGATGAAATTCATGGTGATTTAACTATGCCAGGTCATGATTATGTACCTTTTGCTTCATTAGATAGTGATGTGACTGACAACAGTATTTCGTTAGTTTCTCCAAGTAAGACTTTTAATGTGGCTATTTTGCATGCATCAACAATGATTATTCCTAATGAACATCTGCGCGGTCTAGCTGAAAAAGCTATTTCAGTTGATGGTTTGAGTGAACCTGGTATTTTGGCGATTGACGCATCGATTGCAGCATATACCGAGGGCCATGAGTGGCTTCATGAATTAAGAAAATATATCCAAACCAATCGAGAATATTTGGAAAAGTTTGTACAAGATAATATTCCTGAAATTAAAGTTATTCCAGCGGAATCGACTTACTTAGCTTGGCTTGATTGTAGTAAGTTGACTGACAAATCAGATGCTTTCAATCAATTCTTACGTGACGAAACCGGATTGTATTTAGCTGAAGGAACAAAGTATCGTGGCAATGGTAATTGTTTCTTGAGAGTTAATTTGGCAACTCCAAAGAGTAACGTGGTTGATGGGGCTGAACGTTTGAAGACAGGTATTGAAAAATTTGTTAGTAAAAAATAG
- a CDS encoding amino acid permease, whose protein sequence is MPSLFRKKDIANDLLHEETSLNRTLTAKDLVIMGVGVIVGSGIFITPGIIAANYAGPGVILTYLLAALVCIGAAFCYSEFSSTIPLAGSAYTYSYSVYGEIVAWIVGWSLISEYLFAASSTAVSWSAYFRNLLAGFGIHLPKALQSAAGTVGNPEGRFDIVAFVIVLIATTLLLQGMTESMKVNTIMVYIKIFVILLFVAVTVFYVKPKNYNPFLPFGVGGIGRGAAVAFYAFLGFDTVSSASEEVKNPKRNMPIGIIASLLIVAILYSLVSLVLVGAVNYKQLNVADPVSHALNILNLNWVSGIVSLGAIMGMTTVLLVVIYGGTRLIFSLSRDGLLPRQFENLSKQGVPIRSTFLVGLVAATVAAVIPIEKITELVNIGTLLAFAVTSIGVISLRHSKNTKNLKPAFRVPLYPIFPIVSFAACVYLMTQLQSFTWKMYAAWTAVGLIIYFSYGFRHSNEK, encoded by the coding sequence ATGCCCTCTTTATTTCGAAAAAAAGACATTGCTAATGATCTTTTACACGAAGAAACAAGCCTTAATCGGACTTTAACAGCCAAAGACTTAGTCATCATGGGTGTTGGGGTTATTGTCGGTTCTGGTATTTTTATTACTCCCGGTATCATCGCTGCAAACTATGCCGGACCTGGTGTGATTTTGACATATCTTTTAGCCGCCTTAGTTTGTATCGGTGCTGCTTTTTGTTACTCTGAATTTTCATCAACCATCCCGTTAGCTGGTAGTGCTTATACATATTCCTACTCTGTCTATGGCGAAATTGTCGCTTGGATCGTTGGTTGGTCGTTAATTTCTGAGTATCTCTTTGCTGCATCTTCAACGGCTGTTAGTTGGTCAGCTTATTTTCGTAACTTGCTGGCTGGCTTTGGAATTCACTTGCCTAAAGCATTACAGTCCGCTGCTGGAACGGTTGGAAATCCCGAAGGCCGTTTTGATATCGTGGCTTTTGTGATTGTTTTAATCGCTACAACGCTACTACTTCAAGGTATGACGGAATCGATGAAAGTTAATACTATCATGGTTTACATCAAAATATTCGTTATCCTATTATTCGTTGCCGTTACGGTCTTCTATGTTAAACCTAAAAACTACAATCCTTTCTTGCCCTTTGGTGTCGGCGGAATCGGACGTGGTGCTGCGGTCGCCTTCTATGCTTTCTTAGGTTTTGATACTGTATCTTCAGCTAGTGAAGAGGTTAAAAATCCAAAGCGTAACATGCCGATTGGTATCATCGCTTCCCTATTGATTGTTGCTATTCTTTATAGTCTCGTTTCATTAGTCTTAGTTGGAGCTGTTAACTACAAACAACTCAATGTGGCTGATCCCGTTTCACATGCCTTAAATATTTTAAATCTTAACTGGGTCTCCGGTATCGTTTCGTTAGGTGCCATTATGGGTATGACTACCGTTTTGTTAGTCGTTATTTACGGTGGAACTCGTTTGATTTTTTCCCTCAGTCGCGATGGTTTATTGCCTCGCCAGTTTGAAAATCTCAGTAAACAAGGTGTGCCAATCCGGAGCACTTTCTTAGTTGGATTAGTAGCCGCTACTGTTGCCGCTGTTATTCCAATTGAGAAAATCACTGAACTAGTTAATATTGGTACTTTGCTGGCTTTTGCGGTAACTTCAATTGGAGTTATCTCGCTTCGTCACAGTAAAAATACCAAGAATTTAAAACCGGCTTTCCGTGTACCGTTATATCCAATTTTTCCAATCGTGTCCTTTGCCGCCTGTGTTTACTTAATGACACAGTTACAATCGTTCACTTGGAAAATGTATGCCGCATGGACTGCTGTCGGCTTAATTATTTACTTTAGCTATGGTTTCCGTCACAGTAATGAAAAATAA
- a CDS encoding IclR family transcriptional regulator, whose protein sequence is MPNSASTLRNGLKILEILKSTSGLRLTEISQQLGLNKTTVFRLLSTLVELNYLKKIDNKYSLVHQTDITNQYNDPYLNWVAIPVSKNITNKFQTTAFIGILRGKDVVITQVFPANQGFDEFKVLGNVTPVNLSALGKGIVAFLPQDEQTNILKQLNFDIATKYTLSDQLTFQQNLKIIAQQGYALDDEESTIGIRCLAVPIFRNQRVIAALGISGTFDKIPRGKLKQMAHELISCSREITNEFF, encoded by the coding sequence ATGCCAAATTCAGCATCGACTTTACGCAATGGTTTAAAAATCTTGGAAATTTTAAAAAGTACTAGCGGACTTCGTCTAACAGAAATATCTCAACAATTGGGATTGAATAAAACGACTGTTTTTCGACTCTTAAGTACCTTAGTTGAGTTAAATTATCTCAAAAAAATTGATAATAAATATTCTTTAGTTCATCAGACCGATATCACTAACCAATATAACGATCCGTACTTAAATTGGGTCGCCATTCCAGTTTCCAAAAATATCACTAATAAATTCCAAACAACCGCTTTTATTGGAATTTTACGTGGTAAAGACGTCGTTATCACTCAAGTATTTCCAGCTAATCAGGGTTTCGATGAATTCAAAGTCCTGGGAAATGTGACTCCAGTTAATTTGAGTGCTCTCGGCAAAGGAATTGTTGCCTTCCTACCCCAAGATGAACAGACTAATATTTTAAAACAATTGAATTTTGATATTGCGACTAAATACACCTTATCTGATCAGTTAACTTTCCAACAGAATTTAAAAATCATTGCCCAACAAGGATACGCCCTTGATGATGAAGAAAGCACCATTGGAATTCGTTGCTTAGCTGTGCCAATCTTTCGCAATCAAAGAGTCATTGCTGCCCTCGGAATCTCAGGAACTTTTGATAAAATTCCTCGTGGCAAATTAAAGCAAATGGCTCACGAACTCATTAGTTGTAGTCGGGAAATAACTAACGAGTTTTTCTAG
- a CDS encoding SDR family NAD(P)-dependent oxidoreductase — MKTVVITGAASGMGLCATKKFLNNGWQVVMADYDIKNGQAQADLLAKEFKDAVQFRQTNVADAKSVADLATFSHETFGNIDALINNAGVFVKGALHEVGENDWDRIMAIDVKSVYLMTKSFVPDMIQQRNGVILNTASISGLMGDFNMAAYSAAKGALTNLVKSMALDYGKYGIRVNNIAPGPTNTPMFQQNPQAVIDEFKNASPMKKIVEPEDIANMMFFLASDEAASVTGQNVGVTAGFGIYSSQPQQ, encoded by the coding sequence ATGAAAACAGTTGTAATTACAGGTGCCGCTTCTGGTATGGGACTTTGCGCAACTAAAAAGTTTTTAAATAATGGCTGGCAAGTTGTGATGGCCGACTACGATATTAAAAATGGTCAAGCTCAAGCTGATTTATTAGCCAAAGAATTCAAGGATGCGGTTCAATTCAGACAAACTAACGTTGCTGATGCTAAGTCGGTCGCTGATTTAGCAACCTTCAGTCATGAAACTTTCGGTAACATTGATGCCCTAATTAATAATGCTGGAGTCTTTGTGAAGGGCGCTTTGCATGAAGTAGGCGAAAACGATTGGGATCGAATTATGGCAATTGACGTTAAATCTGTCTATTTAATGACTAAGAGCTTTGTTCCTGACATGATTCAACAACGTAACGGCGTTATATTAAATACCGCCTCAATTTCCGGCTTGATGGGCGATTTCAACATGGCTGCTTACAGTGCCGCCAAAGGTGCCTTAACCAATCTTGTTAAATCAATGGCCTTAGATTATGGAAAGTATGGTATTCGAGTAAATAATATCGCTCCTGGACCAACTAATACTCCAATGTTCCAACAAAACCCTCAAGCCGTTATTGATGAATTTAAAAATGCTAGTCCGATGAAGAAAATCGTTGAACCAGAAGATATTGCTAATATGATGTTTTTCTTGGCCAGTGATGAAGCTGCTTCTGTTACCGGCCAAAACGTTGGTGTTACAGCTGGTTTCGGCATTTATAGTAGTCAGCCTCAACAATAA
- a CDS encoding cold-shock protein, with product MEQGTVKWFNADKGFGFITREDGSDVFAHFSAIQGDGFKTLDEGQHVTFDVEDGDRGPQATNIVKD from the coding sequence ATGGAACAAGGTACAGTTAAATGGTTTAACGCTGATAAAGGTTTTGGTTTTATTACTCGCGAAGATGGTAGTGACGTATTTGCTCACTTCTCAGCTATCCAAGGTGATGGTTTCAAGACTTTAGACGAAGGTCAACACGTAACATTCGACGTAGAAGACGGCGACCGTGGACCACAAGCTACTAACATCGTTAAAGACTAA